Proteins encoded together in one Telopea speciosissima isolate NSW1024214 ecotype Mountain lineage chromosome 6, Tspe_v1, whole genome shotgun sequence window:
- the LOC122666221 gene encoding 50S ribosomal protein L18 isoform X1 — MALVNISPFQLRTSGLLQSRPDPFNCLPISRRNSFPKPLMIEARANTQKESAKVRNRRLHKQFNGSSVRPRLSVFCSAKQLYAMLVDDQNKKCLFYASTLQKSIRDNPSCSTTEAAQRVGEELVKACVNLNINEISSYDRNGFARGERMIAFEIAISCHGFLPR, encoded by the exons ATGGCTCTTGTTAATATCTCTCCATTTCAGTTGAGGACTTCAGGTCTTCTTCAATCTCGTCCGGATCCTTTTAATTGCCTTCCAATCAGCAGGAGAA ATTCCTTTCCAAAGCCATTGATGATAGAAGCAAGAGCAAACACTCAAAAGGAAAGTGCAAAAGTCCGAAACAGAAGACTAC ATAAGCAGTTCAATGGCTCATCTGTTAGACCAAGACTCTCAGTTTTCTGTTCAGCCAAGCAGTTGTATGCTATGTTGGTCGATGACCAGAACAAGAAGTGCTTGTTTTATGCAAGCACGTTACAGAAATCTATTCGAGATAATCCTTCTTGCAGCAC TACT GAAGCAGCCCAAAGAGTTGGTGAAGAACTAGTTAAGGCATGTGTTAATCTTaatattaatgaaatatcaTCTTACGACCGCAACGGTTTTGCTCGAGGGGAAAGGATGATAGCCTTTGAAATTGCAATTTCCTGTCATGGATTTTTGCCACGATAG
- the LOC122665245 gene encoding heparanase-like protein 3 produces MTVVSQNAGGETVRGTVLINGRAGIGRTDEDFFYATLDWWPPEKCDYGTCSWGVASLLNLDLNNKILLNAVKAFKSMKLRLSGTLQDKVIYEIGHQQQSCHPFVKNSSEMFGFTGDCLPMSRWDELNTFFKETE; encoded by the exons ATGACTGTAGTTTCTCAGAATGCAGGAGGTGAAACTGTTAGAGGAACTGTTTTGATTAATGGAAGAGCAGGCATTGGAAGGACGGATGAAGATTTCTTCTATGCCACATTGGATTGGTGGCCACCAgagaaatgtgattatgggacTTGTAGCTGGGGTGTTGCTTCTTTGCTTAATCTA GATCTTAACAACAAAATTTTGTTAAATGCTGTCAAAG CTTTTAAGTCAATGAAGCTTAGATTGAGTGGAACCTTGCAAGATAAGGTCATATATGAGATTGGACATCAACAGCAATCCTGTCACCCATTTGTTAAAAACAGCTCTGAGATGTTTGGCTTCACTGGAGATTGCCTACCTATGTCTAGATGGGACGAACTGAACACTTTCTTCAAAGAGACTGAGTAA
- the LOC122666221 gene encoding 50S ribosomal protein L18 isoform X2, with amino-acid sequence MALVNISPFQLRTSGLLQSRPDPFNCLPISRRNSFPKPLMIEARANTQKESAKVRNRRLHKQFNGSSVRPRLSVFCSAKQLYAMLVDDQNKKCLFYASTLQKSIRDNPSCSTVEAAQRVGEELVKACVNLNINEISSYDRNGFARGERMIAFEIAISCHGFLPR; translated from the exons ATGGCTCTTGTTAATATCTCTCCATTTCAGTTGAGGACTTCAGGTCTTCTTCAATCTCGTCCGGATCCTTTTAATTGCCTTCCAATCAGCAGGAGAA ATTCCTTTCCAAAGCCATTGATGATAGAAGCAAGAGCAAACACTCAAAAGGAAAGTGCAAAAGTCCGAAACAGAAGACTAC ATAAGCAGTTCAATGGCTCATCTGTTAGACCAAGACTCTCAGTTTTCTGTTCAGCCAAGCAGTTGTATGCTATGTTGGTCGATGACCAGAACAAGAAGTGCTTGTTTTATGCAAGCACGTTACAGAAATCTATTCGAGATAATCCTTCTTGCAGCACCGTC GAAGCAGCCCAAAGAGTTGGTGAAGAACTAGTTAAGGCATGTGTTAATCTTaatattaatgaaatatcaTCTTACGACCGCAACGGTTTTGCTCGAGGGGAAAGGATGATAGCCTTTGAAATTGCAATTTCCTGTCATGGATTTTTGCCACGATAG
- the LOC122666221 gene encoding 50S ribosomal protein L18 isoform X3, which produces MALVNISPFQLRTSGLLQSRPDPFNCLPISRRNSFPKPLMIEARANTQKESAKVRNRRLQTKFNGSSVRPRLSVFCSAKQLYAMLVDDQNKKCLFYASTLQKSIRDNPSCSTVEAAQRVGEELVKACVNLNINEISSYDRNGFARGERMIAFEIAISCHGFLPR; this is translated from the exons ATGGCTCTTGTTAATATCTCTCCATTTCAGTTGAGGACTTCAGGTCTTCTTCAATCTCGTCCGGATCCTTTTAATTGCCTTCCAATCAGCAGGAGAA ATTCCTTTCCAAAGCCATTGATGATAGAAGCAAGAGCAAACACTCAAAAGGAAAGTGCAAAAGTCCGAAACAGAAGACTACAAACAAAG TTCAATGGCTCATCTGTTAGACCAAGACTCTCAGTTTTCTGTTCAGCCAAGCAGTTGTATGCTATGTTGGTCGATGACCAGAACAAGAAGTGCTTGTTTTATGCAAGCACGTTACAGAAATCTATTCGAGATAATCCTTCTTGCAGCACCGTC GAAGCAGCCCAAAGAGTTGGTGAAGAACTAGTTAAGGCATGTGTTAATCTTaatattaatgaaatatcaTCTTACGACCGCAACGGTTTTGCTCGAGGGGAAAGGATGATAGCCTTTGAAATTGCAATTTCCTGTCATGGATTTTTGCCACGATAG
- the LOC122666220 gene encoding probable phospholipid hydroperoxide glutathione peroxidase, protein MASQSDKNPGSIHDFTVKDAKENDVDLSTYKGKVLLIVNVASKCGLTKSNYTELTKLYEKYRDQGLEILAFPCNQFSEEEPGSNEEILEFVCTRFKAEFPIFDKIEVNGENAAPIYKFLKSSKGGIFGDNIEWNFAKFLVNKDGHVVNLFAPRTSPFSIEEDIRNALGIS, encoded by the exons ATGGCAAGCCAATCGGACAAGAACCCTGGATCCATTCACGATTTCACTGTCAAG GATGCTAAAGAAAATGATGTAGATCTTAGCACTTACAAGGGAAAGGTTCTGTTGATAGTGAATGTTGCTTCCAAATG TGGGTTGACAAAGTCAAACTATACAGAACTGACTAAGTTATATGAAAAGTACAGGGATCAAG GTCTAGAGATACTAGCATTTCCATGCAATCAGTTCAGTGAGGAAGAGCCAGGCAGTAATGAGGAGATCTTGGAGTTTGTATGTACTCGCTTCAAAGCTGAGTTTCCAATTTTTGATAAG ATCGAAGTGAATGGTGAAAATGCTGCTCCAATCTACAAGTTCTTGAAGTCAAGCAAAGGGGGCATCTTTGGCGACAACATCGAATGGAACTTTGCAAAGTTCCTGGTTAATAAGGATGGCCATGTGGTTAACTTATTTGCTCCAAGGACTTCTCCTTTTAGCATTGAG GAGGATATAAGGAATGCCTTGGGTATCTCTTAG